CATTTTCGGTGATGCCCGAATCCTGCACGCGCACCTTCGCCCCGTGCGCTTGCAGGTGGGCAATCACGCCTTCCACCAACACTTCGGGGGCAGATGCGCCAGCGGTTACACCGACGTTACGCTTACCTTCCAGCCATTCGGCACGAATGTCTTCCGCACCATCAATCAAGTAAGCGGGCGTGCCGCGCTTTTCGGCAATTTCACGCAAACGGTTAGAATTAGAGCTATTGGGTGAACCCACAACCAGAATCATATCGCTTTCATCCGCGAGCTTTTTGAGCGCATCCTGACGGTTTTGGGTAGCGTAGCAAATGTCGTCTTTTTTCGGGCCAATAATGGCGGGGAATTTGGCACGCAAAGCGTCAATCACGATGGAAGCATCGTCCACGGATAACGTGGTTTGGGTGACGAACGCCAGTTTTTCGGGATTGTTCACCGTCAGTTCCGCCACTTCCTGCGGGGAATCGACGCGGTAAACTGCGCCACCGAACGCGGTGTCGTATTGTCCCATCGTGCCTTCGACTTCGGGGTGGTTTTTGTGTCCGATGAGGATGGTTTCGCGCCCTTCGCGGCTGTAACGCATTACTTCGATATGCACTTTCGTCACCAGCGGGCAGGTGGCATCGAATACTTTCAAACCACGGCGTTTGGCTTCTTGCTGTACTGCGAGCGACACGCCGTGAGCGCTGAAAATGACGGTGGCATCATCCGGCACTTCGTCGAGTTCTTGCACGAAAATCGCGCCTTTTTCCCGTAAGTTGTTCACCACAAAGCGGTTATGCACGACTTCGTGACGCACGTAGATGGGTGCGCCGAGGATTTCCAAGGCGCGGTCGACGATTTCGATAGCGCGGTCAACACCGGCACAAAATCCGCGTGGGTTGGCGAGAATGGCTTGCATGAGCGTTCCGTCTGTCAGTGATGGTTGAATAGCGATACTGTAACGAAATGCGG
The window above is part of the Thiothrix winogradskyi genome. Proteins encoded here:
- the ispH gene encoding 4-hydroxy-3-methylbut-2-enyl diphosphate reductase, which translates into the protein MQAILANPRGFCAGVDRAIEIVDRALEILGAPIYVRHEVVHNRFVVNNLREKGAIFVQELDEVPDDATVIFSAHGVSLAVQQEAKRRGLKVFDATCPLVTKVHIEVMRYSREGRETILIGHKNHPEVEGTMGQYDTAFGGAVYRVDSPQEVAELTVNNPEKLAFVTQTTLSVDDASIVIDALRAKFPAIIGPKKDDICYATQNRQDALKKLADESDMILVVGSPNSSNSNRLREIAEKRGTPAYLIDGAEDIRAEWLEGKRNVGVTAGASAPEVLVEGVIAHLQAHGAKVRVQDSGITENVSFVLPKALRRD